The genomic stretch CGCGATACCGGTGGGAGATCGCAACCGGCTCTTCACGCAGGCCGACCTCGAAGCGATCGCGGAACCGGTGGGCGCCGTGCTCTTCGAGTTGCCGGAACGCAATATCGGTGGGGCGCTTCGGCCGTGGGACGACCTTCTTGCGATGACCGCCTGGGCGCGTGAGGCTGGGGCTGCTGCGCACCTGGACGGCGCGCGCTTGTGGGAATCGCAACCGTACTATGGCGCGTCGTACGCCGAGTTGAGCGCACCGTTCGATACCGCGTACGTCTCGTTCTATAAAATCCTCAACGCCGTGGCCGGCGCCGCACTCGCGGGACCGAAAGCGATTATCGATCAAGCACGCCTGTGGCAGTGGCGTCACGGCGGGCGGCTCGTCGCGCAATACCCGATGATCGTCTCCGCTCGCGAGGGTTTGAAGACGTATCTTCCGCGGATCCCGCGTTACGTGGAGCGCGCGCGAGCGATCGCACGGGCGATCGGATCCTTCGATGCGGTGACGGTTACGCCGAACCCGCCGCCGACCAACATGCTGCACGCGTTCGTGCGAGGCGATTTCGATCGCCTCGATGCGGCCGCGATGCGCGTTG from Candidatus Baltobacteraceae bacterium encodes the following:
- a CDS encoding beta-eliminating lyase-related protein codes for the protein MIDAAERARVQRGCTRFVGHPPQPIAERLRAIAHACGEDERADRYGGGELLASFEATIAALLGKEAAVFMPSGTMAQQIALRVHADARRRATVALHPQSHLLLSEAGAIEALHGLRAIPVGDRNRLFTQADLEAIAEPVGAVLFELPERNIGGALRPWDDLLAMTAWAREAGAAAHLDGARLWESQPYYGASYAELSAPFDTAYVSFYKILNAVAGAALAGPKAIIDQARLWQWRHGGRLVAQYPMIVSAREGLKTYLPRIPRYVERARAIARAIGSFDAVTVTPNPPPTNMLHAFVRGDFDRLDAAAMRVAEETGIWLVGAFARGDIPDRQMFELSCGDGSLEISDDDVRDWFERLLRYARVQERA